One stretch of Microbacterium terrae DNA includes these proteins:
- the lexA gene encoding transcriptional repressor LexA, whose amino-acid sequence MSDTGGREKPQTRRRKSLSDKQLAILEVIQRSIARHGYPPSMREIGDAVGLKSLSSVTHQLNQLELSGYLRRDAGKTRAMEVLIDLPGASVENPADTAPAVGDAALVPLVGRIAAGVPITADQHVEEVFPLPRQLVGKGDLFMLKVSGESMIDAAICDGDWVVVRSQPTAENGDIVAAMLDGEATVKTFRQRDGHTWLLPRNSAFEPILGDDATVLGKVVAILRAV is encoded by the coding sequence ATGAGCGACACCGGCGGGCGTGAGAAGCCGCAGACGCGGCGGCGCAAGAGCCTCAGCGACAAGCAGCTGGCGATCCTCGAGGTCATCCAGCGCTCGATCGCGCGGCACGGCTACCCGCCGAGCATGCGCGAGATCGGCGACGCAGTGGGCCTCAAGTCGCTCTCGAGCGTCACCCATCAGCTCAACCAGCTCGAGCTGAGCGGCTACCTGCGGCGCGACGCCGGCAAGACCCGTGCGATGGAGGTGCTCATCGACCTCCCGGGCGCCTCGGTCGAGAATCCGGCCGACACCGCCCCCGCCGTCGGCGACGCCGCGCTGGTGCCCCTCGTCGGCCGCATCGCCGCCGGCGTGCCCATCACGGCCGACCAGCACGTCGAAGAGGTGTTCCCCCTCCCCCGTCAGCTCGTCGGCAAGGGCGACCTGTTCATGCTCAAGGTGTCGGGCGAGTCGATGATCGACGCCGCGATCTGCGACGGCGACTGGGTCGTGGTCCGCTCGCAGCCCACCGCGGAGAACGGCGACATCGTCGCCGCCATGCTCGACGGCGAAGCCACCGTCAAGACGTTCCGCCAGCGCGACGGCCACACCTGGCTGCTCCCCCGCAACTCGGCTTTCGAGCCGATCCTGGGCGACGATGCGACCGTTCTCGGCAAGGTCGTCGCGATCCTGCGCGCCGTCTGA
- a CDS encoding methylenetetrahydrofolate reductase: MPIDLSAPPVPFSFEVYPPRTAERIPALHETIRHLAASGPRFISVTYGAGGSTGGRSLELLRHILDTTGTVPLAHLTCVGSTYAQANALIREFLDAGITSFLALRGDPPEGVSEDEVFLGDLESAAQLAQLIDRVQAERSPYIERDIPGVPGAARVEGRRKADIAVAAFPNGHPRSRHPRDHIDALLAKQAAGATLAITQLFFHADDYLSFVAKCRAAGVTIPILPGIMPITSPARLRRTLELSGEKLPSDLAIALEVEPTAHGQREIGIAHAAALARAVVDGGAPGVHLYAFNNHDTVLAVLREAGILSLEQERTG; the protein is encoded by the coding sequence ATGCCGATCGACCTCAGCGCACCACCGGTGCCGTTCTCGTTCGAGGTGTACCCGCCGCGCACCGCCGAGCGGATCCCCGCGCTGCACGAGACCATCCGCCACCTGGCGGCGTCGGGTCCGCGCTTCATCTCCGTGACGTACGGGGCCGGCGGATCGACCGGGGGCCGCTCTCTCGAGCTGCTGCGCCACATCCTCGACACCACCGGTACGGTGCCGCTCGCGCACCTCACCTGCGTCGGCAGCACCTACGCCCAGGCGAACGCGCTCATCCGCGAGTTCCTCGACGCCGGCATCACGAGCTTCCTCGCGCTGCGCGGCGACCCGCCGGAAGGCGTCAGCGAAGACGAGGTCTTCCTCGGCGACCTCGAGAGCGCCGCGCAGCTCGCCCAGCTGATCGACCGCGTGCAGGCCGAGCGGTCGCCGTACATCGAGCGCGACATCCCGGGCGTCCCCGGCGCCGCGCGGGTGGAAGGCCGACGCAAGGCCGACATCGCCGTCGCGGCGTTCCCGAACGGCCACCCGCGGTCGCGGCATCCGCGCGATCACATCGACGCGCTGCTCGCCAAGCAGGCGGCCGGGGCGACGCTCGCGATCACCCAGCTGTTCTTCCACGCCGACGACTACCTGAGCTTCGTCGCGAAGTGCCGTGCGGCCGGGGTGACCATCCCGATCCTCCCCGGCATCATGCCGATCACCTCGCCTGCGCGGCTGCGCCGCACCCTCGAACTCAGCGGCGAGAAGCTGCCCAGCGATCTCGCGATCGCCCTCGAGGTGGAGCCGACCGCGCACGGTCAGCGCGAGATCGGCATCGCGCACGCGGCGGCGCTCGCCCGAGCCGTCGTCGACGGCGGCGCCCCCGGGGTGCACCTCTACGCCTTCAACAACCACGACACGGTCCTCGCGGTGCTCCGCGAGGCGGGCATCCTCAGCCTCGAACAGGAGCGCACAGGGTGA
- a CDS encoding alpha/beta hydrolase family protein, with protein MSRALPYGSWPSPLSAAAVAAAAPRIEGARFVGDEIWWGETVPGEGGRTAVRRRRSDGSVADVLPDPWNARSRVHEYGGGAWTATDDGVLLFVEKADQRVWALRPGEEPRALTPADGMSRFGGLVFAEGLLVAVRERHDGSPVPPRDIVTIALDGSLVVTDLVGDSDFLAQPALSPGATHLAWVAWNHPAMPWDRAEVRVGRLAENTVAEWTTVAGGTTAGLQPEWLGPDDLAYLDDPTGRWNLRRVHLSASLDHSPVVEADADTGGPLWSLGVRWYAPLDDGRFVAVQTNGADRIVVIDPSAGTERDLALPITAGAAIESVRGTRVLISGAGSTVPAGLWEVDVDAPDRAAVVRGGETQWDEGWMPRPRAVSVDGPNGPVHAFVYPPTNPDVAAPGDEQPPYLVLVHGGPTSHVAGAVSPKIAYFTSRGIGVLDVNYGGSSGYGRAYRERLLGTWGVVDVEDTVAAASGLAAAGIADPARLAIAGGSAGGWTVLCTLAASDLFAAGISRYGVADLRRLAADTHDFEARYLDGLVGPLPAAEDVYIARSPLSHLDRMTTPMLIEQGLEDEVVPPSQSEAVRDALRSNGVAHAYLAFEGEGHGFRRAETVTRQLEAEVAFLGRVLGFEPDGLAPIALD; from the coding sequence ATGTCCCGGGCACTTCCCTATGGTTCCTGGCCGTCGCCGCTGTCCGCAGCCGCCGTCGCCGCCGCCGCTCCGCGCATCGAAGGCGCCCGCTTCGTCGGCGACGAGATCTGGTGGGGCGAGACCGTGCCCGGCGAGGGCGGCCGCACAGCTGTGCGGCGACGACGCTCCGACGGCTCGGTCGCCGATGTGCTCCCCGACCCGTGGAATGCCCGCTCGCGCGTGCACGAGTACGGGGGCGGCGCGTGGACGGCCACCGACGACGGCGTGCTCCTGTTCGTCGAGAAGGCGGATCAGCGCGTGTGGGCGCTGCGCCCAGGAGAGGAGCCGCGCGCACTGACCCCCGCCGATGGGATGTCGCGGTTCGGCGGGCTGGTCTTCGCGGAGGGGCTGCTCGTCGCCGTCCGCGAGCGGCACGACGGCTCGCCGGTTCCCCCGCGCGACATCGTGACGATCGCGCTGGACGGCTCGCTCGTGGTGACAGACCTCGTGGGTGATTCCGACTTCCTCGCCCAGCCCGCCCTCTCGCCGGGCGCGACGCACCTCGCGTGGGTCGCCTGGAACCACCCCGCGATGCCGTGGGATCGCGCCGAGGTGCGAGTGGGGCGCCTCGCCGAGAACACGGTCGCGGAATGGACCACCGTGGCCGGGGGCACCACCGCAGGACTCCAGCCGGAGTGGCTCGGGCCCGACGATCTCGCCTATCTCGACGACCCGACGGGGCGCTGGAACCTGCGGCGCGTGCACCTGTCGGCGTCGCTGGATCACTCCCCCGTCGTCGAGGCCGACGCCGACACCGGCGGCCCGCTGTGGTCTCTGGGCGTGAGATGGTACGCCCCGCTCGACGACGGTCGCTTCGTCGCCGTGCAGACGAACGGCGCCGACCGCATCGTCGTCATCGACCCGAGTGCGGGAACCGAGCGCGACCTCGCACTGCCGATCACGGCGGGAGCTGCCATCGAGAGCGTCCGCGGAACCCGGGTGCTCATCTCGGGCGCCGGGAGCACCGTGCCTGCGGGGCTCTGGGAGGTCGACGTCGACGCGCCGGATCGCGCGGCCGTCGTGCGCGGCGGCGAGACGCAGTGGGACGAGGGATGGATGCCGCGCCCCCGCGCCGTGTCGGTCGACGGCCCGAACGGTCCGGTGCACGCCTTCGTCTACCCGCCCACCAATCCTGACGTCGCGGCGCCGGGCGACGAGCAGCCGCCCTACCTCGTGCTCGTCCACGGCGGGCCGACGTCGCACGTGGCGGGTGCCGTCTCCCCCAAGATCGCCTACTTCACCAGCCGCGGGATCGGGGTGCTCGATGTGAACTACGGCGGGTCGAGCGGCTACGGGCGCGCGTACCGGGAGCGCCTGCTCGGCACCTGGGGCGTCGTCGACGTCGAAGACACCGTCGCCGCCGCCTCCGGCCTCGCGGCCGCGGGCATCGCCGACCCGGCGCGTCTCGCGATCGCCGGCGGATCGGCCGGCGGCTGGACGGTGCTGTGCACCCTCGCTGCATCCGATCTGTTCGCAGCAGGCATCTCACGCTACGGCGTCGCCGATCTGCGCCGCCTCGCAGCCGACACCCACGACTTCGAGGCGCGCTATCTCGACGGCCTCGTCGGGCCGCTGCCCGCGGCCGAGGACGTCTACATCGCGCGGTCCCCGCTCTCGCACCTCGATCGGATGACGACCCCGATGCTCATCGAGCAGGGTCTCGAAGACGAGGTGGTCCCGCCCTCGCAGTCCGAGGCCGTGCGAGACGCCCTCCGCAGCAACGGGGTGGCCCACGCGTACCTCGCGTTCGAGGGCGAGGGTCACGGCTTCCGGCGCGCCGAGACGGTCACCCGGCAGCTGGAGGCGGAGGTCGCCTTCCTCGGCCGCGTGCTCGGCTTCGAGCCCGACGGGCTCGCGCCGATCGCGCTCGACTGA
- the hflX gene encoding GTPase HflX, whose product MTDTTTPQSTDESPVDPVDRVLSRAEARSGVRLFGGAQALQDQATVGRADSDGEQWDREERAALRRVPGLSTELEDVTEVEYRQLRLENVVLVGVHPQGATEDAENSLRELAALAETAGAVVLDGVLQRRPNPDPATYVGRGKADELRDIVAAVGADTVIADTELAPSQRRALEDVVKVKVIDRTTVILDIFSQHAKSREGKAQVELAQLEYLLPRLRGWGDSMSRQAGGQVGAGGAGMGSRGPGETKIELDRRRIRTKMALLRKQIRDFAPARDAKRAERKRNTIPSVAIAGYTNAGKSSLLNRLTSAGVLVENALFATLDATVRRSQTDDGRIFTLTDTVGFVRNLPHQLVEAFRSTLEEVGQADVIVHVVDGSHPDPAAQLATVRDVIGDVGARDIPEIVVFNKADLIDDDTRLLLRGLEPKAVFASSRTGEGIDELRELVEETLPVPAVEIRAVVPYDRGDLVSAVHEHGMLLSQTHEEAGTVIHARVGELLAARLAPFAV is encoded by the coding sequence ATGACGGATACGACGACCCCCCAGAGCACCGACGAGTCGCCGGTGGACCCGGTCGACCGGGTGCTCTCGCGCGCCGAGGCGCGGTCGGGGGTCCGCCTGTTCGGCGGCGCACAGGCGCTGCAGGATCAGGCGACCGTCGGGCGCGCGGACAGCGACGGCGAGCAGTGGGACCGCGAGGAGCGCGCAGCGCTGCGGCGCGTGCCCGGTCTGTCGACCGAGCTCGAAGACGTCACCGAGGTCGAGTACCGCCAGCTGCGCCTCGAGAACGTGGTGCTCGTCGGTGTGCACCCGCAGGGGGCGACCGAAGACGCCGAGAACTCCCTCCGCGAGCTCGCCGCGCTCGCCGAGACGGCGGGCGCCGTCGTGCTCGACGGCGTGCTGCAGCGCCGGCCGAACCCCGACCCCGCCACCTACGTCGGCCGCGGCAAGGCCGACGAGCTGCGCGACATCGTCGCGGCGGTCGGCGCCGACACCGTCATCGCCGACACGGAGCTCGCACCGAGCCAGCGCCGCGCGCTCGAAGACGTGGTCAAGGTCAAGGTCATCGATCGCACCACCGTGATCCTCGACATCTTCAGCCAGCACGCGAAGAGCCGCGAGGGCAAGGCGCAGGTCGAACTCGCCCAGCTCGAATACCTGCTCCCGCGCCTGCGCGGCTGGGGTGACTCGATGAGCCGACAGGCCGGTGGCCAGGTCGGCGCCGGCGGAGCCGGAATGGGATCGCGCGGTCCCGGTGAGACGAAGATCGAGCTCGACCGTCGCCGCATCCGCACCAAGATGGCCCTGCTGCGCAAGCAGATCCGCGACTTCGCGCCCGCGCGTGACGCGAAGCGGGCCGAGCGCAAGCGCAACACGATCCCGTCGGTGGCGATCGCCGGTTACACGAACGCCGGCAAGTCGAGCCTGCTGAACCGGCTCACGAGCGCCGGAGTGCTCGTCGAGAACGCGCTGTTCGCGACGCTGGATGCCACGGTGCGCCGCTCGCAGACCGACGACGGCCGCATCTTCACCCTGACCGACACGGTGGGCTTCGTGCGCAATCTGCCGCACCAGCTCGTCGAGGCCTTCCGCTCGACGCTCGAAGAGGTCGGCCAGGCCGACGTGATCGTGCACGTGGTCGACGGCTCGCACCCCGATCCGGCGGCGCAGCTCGCCACGGTGCGCGACGTGATCGGCGACGTGGGCGCCCGCGACATCCCCGAGATCGTGGTGTTCAACAAGGCCGACCTCATCGACGACGACACGCGGCTGCTGCTGCGCGGACTCGAGCCGAAGGCGGTGTTCGCATCGTCGCGCACCGGCGAGGGCATCGACGAGCTGCGTGAGCTCGTCGAGGAGACGCTCCCCGTGCCGGCGGTCGAGATCCGCGCCGTCGTGCCGTACGACCGTGGTGATCTGGTCTCGGCGGTGCACGAGCACGGCATGCTGCTCTCGCAGACGCACGAGGAGGCCGGGACGGTCATCCACGCGCGCGTCGGCGAGCTGCTGGCGGCGCGCCTGGCCCCGTTCGCGGTCTGA
- a CDS encoding class I SAM-dependent methyltransferase has translation MGNDHYFSASPASAENLRRVTVTLAGQTLELTTAGGVFSPDHLDVGTAVLLANSPLPPQGGNLLDLGCGWGPISLSLALEAPHATVWAVDVNERALDLVQRNAAQLGLENVRAVTPDEVPDDVVFRSIRSNPPIRVGKSELHGLLERWIPRLDERSDAWLVVSRNLGSDSLQRWLATTFDRGYSVHRAATAKGFRVLKVRRHGSPPSEAIDLP, from the coding sequence ATGGGGAACGACCACTACTTCAGCGCGTCCCCTGCGAGTGCTGAGAACCTCCGCCGCGTCACCGTGACCCTCGCCGGTCAGACACTCGAGCTCACCACCGCCGGCGGCGTCTTCAGTCCCGATCACCTCGACGTCGGCACCGCGGTGCTCCTCGCGAATTCCCCGCTCCCGCCGCAGGGCGGCAATCTGCTCGACCTCGGCTGCGGCTGGGGGCCGATCTCGCTGAGCCTGGCGCTCGAGGCGCCGCACGCCACGGTGTGGGCCGTCGACGTGAACGAGCGCGCGCTCGACCTGGTGCAGCGAAACGCCGCGCAACTCGGGCTCGAGAACGTGCGCGCGGTCACCCCCGACGAGGTGCCCGACGACGTCGTGTTCCGCAGCATCCGCTCCAATCCGCCGATCCGTGTCGGGAAGAGCGAGCTGCACGGACTTCTCGAGCGCTGGATCCCGCGGCTCGACGAGCGGTCGGACGCCTGGCTCGTGGTCTCGCGCAACCTCGGGTCGGACTCGCTGCAGCGGTGGCTCGCCACCACCTTCGACAGGGGCTACAGCGTGCACCGGGCAGCGACGGCCAAGGGCTTCCGCGTGCTCAAGGTGCGTCGCCACGGGTCGCCCCCGAGCGAGGCGATCGACCTCCCCTGA
- the dapF gene encoding diaminopimelate epimerase, whose translation MPQTVSFTKGHGTGNDFVIIPDPDGVLDLTDDQVAVLCDRRFGIGGDGILRVVRAAAIDEGADAAAAGAEWFMDYRNADGSKAEMCGNGVRVFVRYLTDVAWASLDGGPLAIGTRAGVKTVTRSDLGFEVDLGPWRVEDDETLVRTRGGGAPRPGLGIDVGNPHVVVALPDEAELEGLDLAVQPQLHPLPPAGANIEFVVPSDPLVHDGVGGIRMRVFERGVGETLSCGTGVAAAALAVRHWAGPAAPDHWRVDVPGGTLGVRMPEVQGERHVLLSGPATLVYSGEVTLA comes from the coding sequence ATGCCGCAGACCGTCTCGTTCACCAAGGGCCACGGCACCGGGAACGACTTCGTGATCATCCCCGACCCCGACGGGGTGCTCGACCTCACCGACGATCAGGTCGCGGTGCTGTGCGACCGGCGCTTCGGGATCGGCGGTGACGGCATCCTGCGTGTCGTCCGCGCGGCCGCGATCGACGAGGGCGCGGATGCCGCCGCAGCCGGCGCGGAGTGGTTCATGGACTACCGCAACGCCGACGGCTCGAAGGCCGAGATGTGCGGGAACGGCGTGCGCGTCTTCGTGCGCTACCTCACCGACGTCGCCTGGGCGTCGCTCGACGGCGGACCCCTCGCCATCGGCACCCGCGCGGGCGTCAAGACCGTCACCCGCAGCGACCTCGGGTTCGAGGTCGACCTCGGACCCTGGCGCGTCGAAGACGACGAGACGCTCGTGCGCACACGCGGCGGCGGCGCACCGCGTCCGGGACTCGGCATCGACGTCGGCAACCCGCACGTGGTGGTGGCGCTCCCCGACGAGGCGGAGCTCGAGGGCCTCGACCTCGCCGTGCAGCCGCAGCTGCACCCGCTGCCGCCCGCCGGAGCCAACATCGAGTTCGTGGTGCCGAGCGACCCACTGGTGCACGACGGCGTCGGCGGCATCCGCATGCGCGTCTTCGAGCGCGGCGTCGGCGAGACGCTCAGCTGCGGCACCGGCGTCGCGGCGGCGGCGCTCGCCGTACGGCATTGGGCGGGTCCGGCGGCCCCCGACCACTGGCGTGTCGACGTGCCCGGCGGAACGCTCGGCGTGCGCATGCCCGAGGTGCAGGGCGAGCGGCACGTGCTGCTGTCCGGCCCGGCGACGCTCGTCTACTCCGGCGAGGTCACGCTCGCCTGA
- a CDS encoding GNAT family acetyltransferase, producing MTFDIRAFTLADTESVVSLWQEAGLTRAWNDPYQDIRRKLTVQPELFLVAVDGSAIIGTVMAGYDGHRGWLYYLASSPARRGEGVARRLVEHAEELLLGMGCPKVQLMVRPENGIARGFYDALGYEPFETWNTGKRLIAD from the coding sequence ATGACTTTCGACATCCGGGCCTTCACCCTCGCCGACACCGAGTCGGTCGTGTCGCTCTGGCAGGAGGCGGGGCTCACGCGGGCGTGGAACGACCCGTACCAGGACATCCGGCGCAAGCTCACGGTGCAGCCCGAGCTGTTCCTCGTCGCCGTGGACGGCAGCGCCATCATCGGTACGGTCATGGCCGGATACGACGGGCACCGCGGATGGCTCTACTACCTCGCCAGCTCGCCCGCCCGCCGTGGCGAGGGCGTCGCGCGCCGACTGGTCGAGCATGCCGAGGAGCTGCTCCTCGGCATGGGGTGCCCGAAGGTGCAGCTGATGGTGCGGCCCGAGAACGGCATCGCCCGCGGGTTCTACGACGCGCTGGGCTACGAGCCCTTCGAGACCTGGAACACCGGCAAGCGGCTCATCGCGGACTGA
- the miaA gene encoding tRNA (adenosine(37)-N6)-dimethylallyltransferase MiaA has protein sequence MTPPPVGERAEAERTTPRLWAVVGATGTGKTAFSLDLAEALAASGRGAEIVNADAMQLYRGMDIGTAKLPEAERRGIPHHLFDALDVTDEAAVAWYQDAARTTIAGIHARGADAILVGGSGLYVSSVVFDFRFPPHDDALRAELEAELAAHGAGMLFARLRELDPATAERIDPHNGRRIVRALEVLAQGEKTHGAALPDEPTLWHEPTRIVGVAMPREQLVARLDERVLGMWEDGLLTEVERLRAVGLEDGVTARRAIGYAQALAQLRGEQSEADAIAETQALTRRYARRQVSWFKRYAMTRWVDAGADAAPLAHSWA, from the coding sequence GTGACGCCACCGCCGGTGGGGGAGCGGGCGGAGGCGGAGCGCACGACCCCGCGCCTGTGGGCCGTCGTCGGCGCCACAGGAACCGGCAAGACCGCCTTCTCGCTCGACCTCGCCGAGGCGCTCGCCGCGAGCGGTCGCGGCGCAGAGATCGTCAACGCCGACGCGATGCAGCTGTATCGCGGCATGGACATCGGCACGGCGAAGCTCCCCGAAGCCGAGCGCCGGGGCATCCCGCACCATCTCTTCGACGCCCTGGATGTCACCGACGAGGCGGCCGTCGCCTGGTACCAGGATGCGGCGCGCACCACGATCGCCGGCATCCACGCCCGGGGGGCCGACGCGATCCTCGTGGGCGGCTCGGGGCTGTACGTGTCGAGCGTGGTGTTCGACTTCCGGTTCCCCCCGCACGACGACGCGCTGCGCGCCGAGCTGGAGGCGGAGCTCGCCGCCCACGGCGCAGGGATGCTGTTCGCCCGGCTCCGAGAGCTCGACCCGGCGACCGCCGAGCGCATCGATCCGCACAACGGGCGGCGCATCGTGCGCGCACTCGAGGTGCTCGCGCAGGGAGAGAAGACGCACGGCGCGGCCCTGCCCGACGAGCCGACGCTCTGGCATGAGCCGACGAGGATCGTCGGCGTGGCCATGCCGCGCGAGCAGCTCGTCGCGCGGCTCGACGAGCGCGTGCTCGGCATGTGGGAGGACGGACTGCTGACCGAGGTGGAGCGGCTGCGGGCGGTGGGGCTCGAGGACGGTGTGACGGCGCGCCGCGCGATCGGGTACGCGCAGGCGCTGGCCCAGCTGCGTGGCGAGCAGTCCGAAGCCGACGCGATCGCCGAGACGCAGGCGCTGACCCGCCGCTATGCGCGACGACAGGTGTCGTGGTTCAAGCGCTACGCGATGACGCGCTGGGTCGATGCCGGGGCGGACGCCGCACCGCTGGCACACTCGTGGGCATGA
- the miaB gene encoding tRNA (N6-isopentenyl adenosine(37)-C2)-methylthiotransferase MiaB, with translation MTSPSSTPTLIAPSEAAQGVDGRARTYEVRTFGCQMNVHDSERLSGSLESAGYVRAEAGVDADVVVINTCAVRDNAAGKLYGTLGHLKSRKDKHDGMQIAVGGCLAQMDKDAVQQKAPWVDVVFGTHNMGSLPSLLERARHNGEAELEILEALEVFPSTLPTKRDSVHSGWVSISVGCNNTCTFCIVPHLRGKEKDRRPGDILNEIRLLVDDGAMEVTLLGQNVNSYGVEFGDRQAFGKLLRAAGEIPGLERIRFTSPHPAAFTDDVIDAMAETPAVMPQLHMPLQSGSDRILKAMRRSYRSEKFLGILDRVREKMPDAAISTDIIVGFPGETDEDFEDTMRVVEKARFASAFTFQYSIREGTPAATMPDQVPKAVVQERYERLVALQERISLEENQKQLGRELEVLVSTGEGKKDAETHRLTGRAEDNRLVHFELPAGSPVPRPGDVVSVVVTHAAPFHLLADAPDGAALRIRRTRSGDAWDRSQAESCGVPAPTPTAVGADGRRMVGLGIPTLRIGE, from the coding sequence ATGACTTCCCCGTCCAGCACCCCGACGCTCATCGCGCCCTCCGAGGCCGCGCAGGGTGTCGACGGCCGGGCCCGCACCTACGAGGTGCGCACCTTCGGCTGCCAGATGAACGTCCACGACTCCGAGCGGCTGTCCGGGTCGCTCGAGAGCGCCGGCTATGTCCGGGCCGAGGCCGGCGTCGACGCCGACGTCGTCGTCATCAACACCTGCGCGGTGCGCGACAACGCGGCCGGCAAGCTTTACGGCACGCTGGGCCACCTCAAGTCGCGCAAGGACAAGCACGACGGCATGCAGATCGCCGTCGGCGGATGCCTGGCGCAGATGGACAAGGATGCCGTCCAGCAGAAGGCGCCGTGGGTCGACGTCGTCTTCGGCACGCACAACATGGGGTCGCTGCCGAGCCTGCTCGAGCGCGCGCGTCACAACGGCGAGGCCGAACTCGAGATCCTCGAGGCTCTCGAGGTGTTCCCGTCCACCCTGCCCACCAAGCGCGACAGCGTCCACAGCGGCTGGGTCTCGATCTCGGTCGGCTGCAACAACACCTGCACGTTCTGCATCGTGCCGCACCTGCGCGGCAAGGAGAAGGATCGCCGGCCGGGCGACATCCTGAACGAGATCCGCCTCCTCGTCGACGACGGCGCGATGGAGGTCACCCTCCTCGGCCAGAACGTCAACTCGTACGGCGTCGAGTTCGGCGACCGCCAGGCGTTCGGCAAGCTGCTGCGCGCGGCGGGCGAGATCCCGGGCCTCGAGCGCATCCGCTTCACGAGCCCGCACCCGGCCGCCTTCACCGACGACGTGATCGACGCGATGGCCGAGACTCCCGCCGTGATGCCGCAGCTGCACATGCCGCTGCAGTCGGGCAGCGACCGCATCCTCAAGGCGATGCGCCGTTCGTACCGCAGCGAGAAGTTCCTCGGCATCCTCGACCGGGTGCGCGAGAAGATGCCCGACGCCGCGATCTCGACCGACATCATCGTCGGGTTCCCGGGCGAGACCGACGAGGACTTCGAAGACACGATGCGCGTCGTCGAGAAGGCGCGCTTCGCCAGCGCCTTCACCTTCCAGTACTCGATCCGCGAGGGCACACCCGCGGCCACCATGCCCGACCAGGTGCCGAAGGCCGTCGTGCAGGAGCGCTACGAGCGCCTCGTGGCGCTGCAGGAGCGCATCTCGCTGGAGGAGAACCAGAAGCAGCTCGGACGCGAGCTCGAGGTGCTCGTCTCGACGGGCGAGGGCAAAAAGGATGCCGAGACGCATCGCCTGACCGGCCGCGCCGAAGACAACCGGCTGGTGCACTTCGAACTGCCCGCCGGTTCGCCCGTTCCGCGCCCCGGCGACGTGGTGTCGGTCGTGGTGACGCACGCCGCGCCGTTCCACCTGCTCGCCGACGCGCCCGACGGCGCCGCGCTGCGCATCCGCCGCACCCGTTCGGGCGACGCGTGGGACCGCAGCCAGGCCGAGTCGTGCGGCGTCCCGGCACCGACGCCGACAGCGGTCGGCGCCGACGGACGCCGCATGGTGGGCCTCGGCATCCCGACGCTGCGCATCGGCGAGTGA
- a CDS encoding nucleotidyl cyclase domain-containing protein produces MITLDSTEEWLGAAQTAVTTLATLLTIGLAFLARPSRATLFWSLSFVLAMAASFCLTAGTVTENEILRRAALGALMGAPALLWSGFRFRWGEAALPWLGPVVSIGAAVAFVAVGDGDGFGIAYRAGFLVSSLTAGLLAVDILRSRHHRDAVAVPLAVASALFLMLGVASASGLVIDSTAGADQFALLRPLAGLGMLAYVTAAVAAAVGLARADAQASRALPSHDAWDGFVAAAQARLDTAKATGERASVVLVQLDDMAEIRQTVGSTALRSLLGRFEAMVRASLPENAPVGSPEEGAVVFVIAERSAEVRERLRNLLDDVAEIELAIQLPIHPSASIGWAPTRVGGFDVTVLLYMARMASSLASEAGGDRWERVGVAVTNALLSP; encoded by the coding sequence ATGATCACCCTCGATTCGACGGAGGAGTGGCTCGGGGCCGCGCAGACGGCGGTGACGACGCTCGCGACGCTCCTCACCATCGGGCTGGCGTTCCTCGCGCGGCCGAGCCGCGCCACCCTGTTCTGGTCGCTGTCGTTCGTGCTGGCGATGGCGGCGTCGTTCTGCCTGACCGCTGGAACCGTCACCGAGAACGAGATCCTCCGTCGTGCCGCGCTCGGGGCGCTGATGGGCGCGCCCGCGCTCCTGTGGAGCGGCTTCCGCTTCCGGTGGGGTGAGGCGGCGCTGCCCTGGCTCGGTCCCGTCGTGTCGATCGGTGCCGCGGTCGCCTTCGTCGCCGTCGGCGACGGCGACGGCTTCGGCATCGCCTATCGTGCGGGCTTCCTGGTGTCATCGCTCACCGCCGGTCTCCTCGCCGTCGACATCCTGCGCAGCCGGCATCATCGTGACGCCGTCGCGGTGCCGCTCGCTGTGGCGTCGGCGCTCTTCCTCATGCTCGGCGTCGCTTCTGCATCGGGCCTCGTCATCGACTCGACGGCCGGCGCAGATCAGTTCGCCCTCCTGCGTCCGCTCGCCGGTCTCGGGATGCTCGCCTATGTGACCGCCGCGGTCGCCGCCGCCGTCGGGCTCGCCCGCGCGGACGCGCAGGCGAGCCGTGCCCTGCCGTCGCACGACGCCTGGGACGGGTTCGTCGCGGCAGCGCAGGCGCGGCTCGACACCGCGAAGGCGACGGGCGAACGTGCGTCGGTGGTGCTGGTGCAGCTCGACGACATGGCCGAGATCCGTCAGACAGTGGGATCGACCGCGCTGCGCAGTCTCCTCGGCCGGTTCGAGGCGATGGTGCGGGCATCCCTCCCGGAGAACGCCCCCGTCGGGTCGCCGGAGGAGGGCGCCGTGGTGTTCGTCATCGCGGAGCGCAGCGCCGAGGTGCGGGAGCGCCTGCGAAACCTGCTCGACGACGTCGCCGAGATCGAACTCGCGATCCAGCTGCCGATCCACCCGTCGGCGAGCATCGGGTGGGCGCCCACGCGGGTCGGCGGATTCGACGTCACCGTGCTGCTCTACATGGCGCGCATGGCATCGTCGCTGGCCTCGGAAGCCGGCGGCGACCGGTGGGAACGCGTCGGCGTCGCCGTCACCAATGCCCTGCTCAGCCCGTGA